A single region of the Sphingomonas sp. LY29 genome encodes:
- a CDS encoding TatD family hydrolase, protein MLIDSHCHLNYDGLVERQDEVLQTARDRGVAGFLNISTRQREWAEIVAAADKHDDVWASIGVHPHEADAHPDLGAAALIEASAHPRVIAIGECGLDYHYDKSDRAAQRDRFAAHIDASRQTGLPLVIHTRDAEGDTVDILTSAVAAGGVKGVLHCFTGSAALAKAGLDLGFYVSISGIVTFKNAKDLQDVARTIPKDRLLVETDSPFLAPVPHRGRPCEPAFVADTAAFLADLRDEPVEEIAANTTANFFRLFGKAVT, encoded by the coding sequence ATGCTGATCGATAGCCACTGCCATCTCAATTATGATGGGCTGGTCGAGCGCCAAGACGAGGTATTGCAGACCGCACGCGATCGCGGGGTCGCGGGATTTCTGAATATCTCCACGCGGCAGCGCGAATGGGCAGAGATCGTCGCAGCCGCCGACAAGCACGATGACGTCTGGGCGAGCATTGGCGTCCATCCTCATGAGGCCGACGCTCATCCGGACCTTGGCGCAGCGGCATTAATCGAGGCGTCCGCGCATCCTCGCGTAATCGCGATTGGCGAATGCGGTCTCGACTATCATTACGACAAGTCGGACCGGGCGGCGCAGCGCGACCGCTTCGCCGCGCACATCGACGCTTCACGCCAGACTGGGCTGCCGTTGGTCATCCACACCCGCGATGCGGAGGGTGACACGGTCGACATATTGACGTCGGCGGTCGCGGCCGGCGGGGTGAAGGGTGTCCTGCACTGCTTCACCGGAAGCGCGGCACTCGCCAAGGCAGGGCTCGACTTGGGCTTTTACGTCTCGATCTCCGGGATCGTCACGTTCAAGAATGCCAAGGACTTGCAGGACGTCGCCCGCACCATCCCGAAGGACCGGCTGCTGGTCGAAACCGACTCCCCGTTTCTGGCACCCGTTCCGCATCGCGGGCGACCGTGCGAGCCGGCGTTCGTGGCCGACACTGCCGCTTTTCTTGCCGACCTTCGCGATGAACCAGTCGAAGAAATCGCCGCGAACACCACCGCCAACTTCTTCCGATTGTTCGGAAAAGCGGTCACGTGA
- the metG gene encoding methionine--tRNA ligase, translating into MAEPYYITTAISYPNGAPHIGHAYEAIAADAIARFKKSKGFDVRFQTGTDEHGLKMAQAAKAKGLEPSVYADEMSALFKEMCDRLEVDYDRFIRTTEPAHHRASQALWQAMEANGDLYLDRYEGWYSVRDEAFYDESELTEGEGGVRLSPQQTPVEWTAEESWFFRLSAYQDRLLEHYIQNPNFIQPDSRRNEVLRFVEGGLNDLSISRTSFDWGIKVPNSERHVMYVWLDALTNYLTGLGYPDGGEMVDRYWPADCHLIGKDVVRFHAVYWPAFLMSAAIELPRQIYGHGFLLSRGEKMSKSVGNVVDPIEMADRYGVDALRYFLLREVTFGQDGSYSHEAIVNRVNSELANSFGNLAQRSLSMVFKNLGGVVPASGKHDDDVRLLAQVNEGCATLSTEFERFAFSIGLEAWMAAVFACNAYVDAQAPWALRKTDPDRMAEVLGTLVAAVRRLAEAVIPVIPGAAARLIANIDAGQGGVPIAAPTPIFPRLELGEDESAT; encoded by the coding sequence ATGGCCGAGCCTTATTACATCACCACCGCTATCAGCTATCCGAACGGCGCGCCGCATATCGGACATGCTTACGAAGCGATCGCCGCCGACGCGATCGCGCGCTTCAAGAAGTCGAAAGGCTTCGATGTTCGTTTCCAGACCGGGACCGACGAGCATGGCCTCAAGATGGCTCAGGCCGCGAAGGCAAAGGGGCTCGAACCGTCGGTCTACGCTGACGAAATGTCTGCCCTTTTCAAGGAAATGTGCGACCGTCTTGAGGTAGATTACGATCGTTTCATCCGCACGACTGAGCCGGCCCACCACCGCGCCAGCCAGGCCCTGTGGCAGGCGATGGAAGCCAATGGCGACCTTTACCTCGATCGCTACGAGGGCTGGTATTCGGTCCGCGACGAGGCCTTCTACGACGAGAGCGAGCTGACCGAAGGTGAGGGGGGTGTGCGCCTGTCGCCACAACAGACGCCGGTCGAATGGACCGCTGAGGAAAGCTGGTTCTTCCGGCTATCGGCGTATCAGGATCGGCTACTTGAGCATTACATCCAGAATCCAAACTTCATCCAGCCTGACAGCCGCCGCAACGAAGTGCTTCGCTTCGTCGAAGGCGGGCTCAACGACCTCAGCATTTCGCGAACCAGCTTCGACTGGGGCATCAAGGTGCCGAACAGTGAGCGCCACGTCATGTACGTTTGGCTCGACGCGCTCACCAACTATCTGACCGGTCTGGGCTATCCCGATGGCGGAGAAATGGTCGATCGATACTGGCCGGCCGACTGCCACCTGATCGGTAAGGACGTGGTCCGATTCCACGCCGTCTATTGGCCGGCGTTCCTGATGTCGGCAGCGATCGAACTCCCGCGCCAAATCTATGGACACGGCTTCCTACTTTCGCGCGGCGAGAAGATGTCGAAGAGCGTCGGCAATGTCGTCGACCCCATCGAGATGGCCGACCGCTACGGCGTCGACGCGCTGCGCTATTTCCTGCTCCGTGAAGTGACGTTCGGGCAGGACGGAAGCTACAGCCATGAGGCGATCGTCAATCGCGTCAACAGCGAGCTAGCCAACAGCTTTGGCAATCTTGCGCAGCGCAGTCTGTCGATGGTTTTCAAGAACTTGGGCGGCGTCGTTCCGGCATCGGGCAAGCATGATGATGATGTTCGTCTCCTCGCTCAGGTAAACGAAGGTTGCGCGACGCTCTCGACGGAGTTCGAGCGCTTCGCCTTCTCGATCGGGCTCGAAGCGTGGATGGCGGCGGTGTTTGCCTGCAACGCCTATGTCGACGCGCAAGCCCCGTGGGCACTTCGGAAAACCGATCCCGATCGCATGGCCGAGGTGCTTGGCACGTTGGTAGCGGCAGTTCGCCGACTGGCCGAAGCGGTCATTCCCGTCATCCCCGGCGCAGCAGCTCGTTTGATCGCGAACATCGATGCCGGGCAGGGGGGCGTCCCGATCGCCGCGCCTACTCCGATCTTCCCGCGGCTCGAACTCGGCGAGGACGAAAGCGCGACCTGA
- a CDS encoding DNA polymerase III subunit delta', with protein MERLFGQSRAVEQFSTAWAGRRLHHAWLLAGPSGVGKAMFARMASTRVLADAAGPVSDEPDLGTPTDHPVARLLSAGSHPDFRWLRRLEKPTGGLARNISVDQVRSLGDLLSVTPSLSSWRAIVIDSADHLEASAANALLKMLEEPPPSTLFFLVSHAPGRLLPTIRSRCRRLDFARLDNDSMKSVLSDPANGLSSADIERLIGLAQGSPGRAMSMAKLDLAPLEEDARRIMRDGDADNIRRSKLASSLSTKAAADRYSAFLALVPALIAREAITASGEQRGRALTAYARARETTALAPRLSLDPGATVFQLGGILASVALKR; from the coding sequence ATGGAAAGGCTTTTTGGCCAGAGCCGGGCGGTCGAGCAATTCTCGACAGCATGGGCCGGGCGACGTCTCCATCATGCTTGGCTGCTCGCTGGTCCAAGCGGCGTCGGAAAAGCGATGTTCGCGCGAATGGCGTCGACACGCGTTCTGGCCGACGCGGCCGGTCCGGTCAGCGACGAACCCGATCTCGGCACGCCGACCGATCATCCGGTGGCGCGGCTTCTTAGCGCGGGAAGCCACCCCGACTTTCGCTGGCTTCGGCGGCTGGAGAAACCGACGGGTGGTCTCGCCCGTAACATCAGCGTCGATCAGGTCCGTTCACTCGGCGACTTGCTGAGTGTCACTCCTTCGCTCAGTTCTTGGCGCGCCATCGTCATCGATTCTGCGGACCATCTGGAGGCCTCGGCGGCCAACGCACTGCTGAAGATGCTCGAGGAGCCGCCGCCATCGACCTTGTTCTTCCTGGTCAGCCACGCGCCGGGGCGTTTGCTTCCGACCATCCGATCGCGGTGCCGTCGCCTCGACTTTGCGCGGTTGGATAATGACTCCATGAAGTCGGTGCTGTCGGACCCGGCCAATGGTTTGTCGTCGGCCGATATCGAGCGACTGATCGGCCTGGCTCAAGGATCACCCGGGCGCGCAATGTCGATGGCCAAGCTCGATCTCGCGCCGCTCGAAGAAGATGCCCGTCGGATTATGCGTGATGGAGATGCCGACAACATCCGGCGCTCGAAGCTCGCCTCGTCGTTGTCCACTAAGGCCGCGGCAGATCGCTACTCGGCGTTTCTCGCGCTTGTGCCTGCTCTGATTGCCCGTGAGGCGATCACGGCGTCCGGTGAGCAGCGGGGGAGAGCGCTGACGGCATATGCGCGGGCGCGCGAGACGACCGCCCTGGCGCCGCGCCTGTCGCTCGATCCGGGCGCGACCGTTTTCCAGCTTGGCGGAATCCTCGCGTCGGTCGCCTTGAAGCGTTAG
- the tmk gene encoding dTMP kinase — protein MTPGRFISLEGGEGVGKSTQVSALAAALEGRGLTVLVTREPGGSPGAEAIRQLLLSGDEGRWSPRAEALLFAAARADHIQKTISPALARGEWVLSDRFLDSSLAYQGEAGGLGIEAVRDLHRFGSLDFVPDRTLVLILEESEGATRARVRDGNAGDRIGSRPPSYHAAVEAGFRRMADVEPERVRLVDADGSAPTVTARLLYALGDLLP, from the coding sequence ATGACTCCCGGGCGGTTCATCAGCCTTGAAGGCGGAGAAGGGGTCGGCAAGTCGACCCAAGTGTCGGCGCTCGCCGCCGCGCTAGAGGGGCGTGGGCTAACCGTGCTCGTCACTCGCGAGCCCGGTGGAAGCCCGGGAGCCGAGGCGATCCGGCAGTTGCTCCTCTCGGGCGATGAAGGGCGCTGGTCGCCCCGCGCCGAAGCGCTCCTGTTCGCGGCAGCCCGCGCCGATCATATCCAAAAGACCATTAGTCCAGCGCTTGCTCGTGGCGAATGGGTGCTGAGCGATCGCTTTCTGGATTCCAGCCTGGCCTATCAAGGTGAGGCCGGGGGACTGGGCATCGAGGCGGTCCGCGATTTGCATCGATTTGGAAGCCTCGATTTCGTCCCCGATCGAACGCTGGTGCTGATCCTGGAAGAAAGCGAAGGCGCCACCCGCGCTCGTGTTCGCGACGGGAATGCCGGCGATCGGATCGGGTCTCGGCCGCCTTCCTATCACGCCGCGGTCGAGGCGGGTTTTCGCCGAATGGCCGACGTCGAGCCCGAAAGGGTACGACTGGTCGATGCCGACGGCAGCGCCCCAACAGTCACCGCGCGACTTTTATATGCATTGGGCGACTTGCTGCCGTGA
- a CDS encoding D-alanyl-D-alanine carboxypeptidase family protein, giving the protein MLASAAPAAAPPFTTPAPVAYLVDLSSGAVLLAKDADRPMPPASMAKMMTTEVAFELIDKGELPLSKMCTVRPETWQKWHGPQAGSTMFLSPNEQVSVENLLHGIVTLSGNDASVVLAECLAGTEEAFANQMNALAKELGLTNSRFGNSNGWPDEGRTVVTARDLATLARASVERHPKLYKQFYGQRNFTWGKTLGSGQAITQSNRNPLLGKVAGADGLKTGHTEEAGYGFTGSAEQNGRRLVMVVAGLDSFNQRIVESTRLMEWGFNAWQAKPLFAANATVGRAKVQLGSAADVSLVAPRNLAVTVPAGLAGQTSMKLRYQGPIKAPIAKGQHIADLIVTSPDTGEQVMPLIAGEAVTEAGFFGRAWLAFKQMVGMA; this is encoded by the coding sequence ATGCTTGCGTCCGCGGCCCCTGCGGCAGCGCCGCCCTTCACGACGCCTGCGCCAGTGGCCTATCTGGTCGACCTGTCGTCGGGTGCGGTCCTGCTGGCGAAGGATGCCGATCGCCCGATGCCGCCGGCCTCGATGGCCAAGATGATGACGACCGAGGTCGCGTTCGAATTGATCGACAAGGGGGAGTTGCCCCTGTCGAAGATGTGCACGGTTCGTCCCGAGACCTGGCAGAAATGGCATGGCCCGCAGGCAGGCTCGACCATGTTCCTGTCACCGAACGAGCAGGTCAGCGTCGAAAACCTCCTGCACGGCATCGTCACGCTCTCGGGCAATGACGCGTCGGTGGTTCTGGCGGAGTGCCTCGCCGGCACCGAGGAAGCGTTCGCCAACCAGATGAATGCGCTCGCCAAGGAATTGGGGCTGACCAATAGCCGGTTCGGCAACAGCAACGGCTGGCCGGACGAGGGGCGGACGGTCGTGACCGCCCGCGACCTTGCGACGCTGGCGCGCGCGTCGGTCGAGCGGCATCCCAAGCTCTACAAGCAATTCTACGGCCAGCGGAATTTTACCTGGGGGAAGACCTTGGGGTCGGGACAGGCGATCACTCAGTCGAACCGCAATCCGTTGCTCGGCAAGGTCGCTGGCGCGGATGGCCTGAAGACAGGCCATACCGAGGAAGCCGGTTACGGCTTCACCGGGTCGGCGGAGCAGAACGGCCGCCGACTGGTCATGGTCGTCGCAGGTCTCGACAGCTTCAATCAGCGAATCGTCGAGTCCACGCGACTGATGGAGTGGGGCTTTAATGCGTGGCAGGCCAAGCCGTTGTTCGCCGCGAACGCGACGGTGGGCCGCGCAAAGGTTCAACTCGGCAGCGCGGCCGACGTGTCGCTCGTGGCGCCGCGCAATCTGGCGGTAACGGTTCCGGCCGGGCTTGCGGGCCAGACCTCGATGAAGCTGCGCTATCAGGGGCCGATCAAGGCGCCGATCGCCAAGGGCCAGCATATCGCCGACCTGATCGTGACGAGCCCGGACACCGGTGAACAGGTCATGCCGCTGATCGCGGGCGAGGCAGTGACGGAGGCCGGTTTCTTCGGGCGCGCCTGGCTTGCGTTCAAGCAAATGGTCGGCATGGCCTGA
- a CDS encoding lytic murein transglycosylase, with the protein MRMKLILAATIMTAGGTANAQPLDPLAPLPTSVVRLAVQPARPGPSGGASSFVAYQQVLAARARAEGIRPATIAATIPYLKLNQTAIRLDRAQPGQVNNPNAIPPFAPYRRQHVTSSLINRGQARYSTNWTRLAAIERRFGVEPQVLMAIYGHETSYGSVTGNFDLLDALSTLAYEGRRREFFEDEFIAALRLLDRGTPRSRLKGSWAGATGYPQFMPSAVLRLAVDGDGDGVANIWSSEADGLASIASYLRDAGWKPNIHWGVPVRVPSTLNRRAIVSRLTAPRCERVYARHSQWKTMREWRELGVAPTGRGLPENEMATLIEPDGPSNTAYLLSTNYRAILDYNCSNFYALSVGLLADAIASR; encoded by the coding sequence ATGCGTATGAAGTTGATCTTGGCGGCGACGATCATGACGGCCGGCGGCACGGCCAATGCGCAGCCGCTCGATCCGCTTGCGCCGCTTCCAACGTCGGTCGTCCGGCTCGCAGTCCAGCCTGCTCGTCCAGGACCATCGGGGGGCGCGTCCAGCTTCGTAGCTTACCAGCAGGTCCTCGCTGCCCGTGCGAGGGCCGAAGGAATCCGTCCCGCCACGATCGCGGCGACGATTCCCTATCTCAAGCTCAACCAGACCGCGATCCGTCTCGACCGAGCGCAGCCGGGGCAGGTCAACAATCCCAACGCGATCCCGCCATTCGCGCCCTATCGTCGCCAACACGTCACCTCGTCGCTGATTAACCGGGGCCAGGCACGCTATTCCACCAACTGGACGCGGCTGGCCGCGATCGAGCGTCGTTTCGGAGTGGAACCGCAGGTCCTGATGGCGATCTACGGTCACGAAACCAGCTACGGTTCGGTGACCGGCAATTTCGATCTGCTCGATGCGCTATCGACGCTGGCCTATGAGGGCCGTCGGCGGGAGTTTTTCGAAGACGAATTCATTGCCGCCCTGCGGCTGCTGGATCGCGGCACCCCTCGGTCGCGCCTTAAGGGGAGCTGGGCCGGGGCGACCGGCTATCCCCAGTTCATGCCGTCGGCCGTCCTACGACTGGCCGTCGACGGAGACGGGGACGGGGTCGCGAACATCTGGAGCAGCGAGGCCGATGGCCTGGCTTCGATCGCATCATACCTGCGCGATGCCGGCTGGAAGCCGAACATCCACTGGGGCGTGCCGGTTCGGGTGCCCTCGACGCTCAATCGCCGCGCGATCGTATCGCGACTGACCGCTCCGCGATGCGAGCGAGTCTATGCGCGTCACAGCCAGTGGAAGACGATGCGGGAATGGCGCGAGCTAGGCGTAGCGCCGACCGGGCGCGGTCTGCCGGAGAATGAGATGGCGACACTGATCGAACCGGACGGCCCGTCGAACACCGCATATCTGCTGTCGACCAACTATCGGGCGATCCTCGATTATAATTGCTCGAACTTTTATGCGCTTTCGGTCGGTCTGCTAGCGGATGCCATCGCCAGTCGCTAG
- a CDS encoding acyl-CoA dehydrogenase, translated as MGEPKILPFDWADPFDLDHQLTDEERLVRDTAESYAQDSLQPRVTEAYLDENFDREILREMGSLGLLGATIPEEFGGAGLGYVSYGLIGRAVERVDSGYRSAMSVQSSLVMHPINAYGSDEQRRKYLPGLASGELVGCFGLTEPDAGSDPGGMRTRATKTANAYKLSGSKMWITNSPIADVFVVWAKSEAHGGAIRGFVLEKGMKGLTAPKIGMKLSLRASITGEIVMDEVEVGEEALLPNVEGLKGPFGCLNRARYGIGWGAMGAAEACYHAARQYTLDRKQFGRPLAANQLVQLKLANMVTEITLGLQAALRVGRRMEEGVLVPETISLIKRNNVGKALDIARTARDMHGGNGISAEFQVMRHAANLETVNTYEGTHDVHALIMGRAITGISAF; from the coding sequence GTGGGCGAGCCGAAAATCCTGCCGTTTGATTGGGCCGATCCCTTCGACCTCGACCATCAGCTGACCGACGAAGAGCGTCTGGTCCGCGACACGGCCGAATCTTACGCGCAGGACAGCCTTCAGCCGCGGGTGACCGAGGCCTATCTCGACGAAAACTTCGACCGCGAGATCCTTCGTGAGATGGGGTCGCTCGGTCTCCTAGGCGCGACGATTCCTGAGGAATTTGGCGGCGCAGGGCTTGGCTATGTCAGCTACGGCCTGATCGGACGCGCGGTCGAGCGGGTGGACTCGGGCTACCGCTCCGCCATGTCGGTCCAGTCAAGCCTCGTGATGCACCCGATCAACGCCTACGGATCGGACGAGCAGCGCCGCAAATATCTCCCCGGCCTGGCTTCGGGCGAATTGGTCGGCTGCTTCGGCCTGACCGAGCCTGATGCCGGCAGCGATCCCGGCGGAATGCGCACGCGCGCTACCAAGACCGCCAACGCGTATAAGCTGTCCGGGTCCAAAATGTGGATCACCAATTCGCCGATCGCCGACGTCTTCGTCGTGTGGGCGAAGTCCGAAGCCCATGGCGGCGCGATCCGCGGTTTCGTACTCGAAAAAGGCATGAAAGGCCTGACGGCGCCCAAGATCGGCATGAAGCTCTCGCTTCGCGCCTCGATCACCGGCGAGATCGTCATGGACGAGGTCGAGGTCGGCGAGGAGGCGCTGCTTCCCAATGTCGAAGGGCTGAAGGGTCCGTTCGGCTGCCTCAACCGGGCGCGCTACGGGATCGGCTGGGGCGCGATGGGCGCCGCCGAGGCCTGCTATCACGCCGCGCGCCAGTATACACTCGATCGCAAGCAGTTCGGTCGGCCCCTCGCCGCCAACCAGCTGGTTCAGCTTAAGCTTGCAAACATGGTCACCGAGATTACGCTCGGCCTTCAGGCGGCCTTGCGCGTCGGTCGGCGGATGGAAGAAGGCGTCCTTGTCCCCGAGACAATCAGCCTGATCAAGCGCAACAATGTCGGCAAGGCCCTCGATATCGCCCGCACCGCCCGCGACATGCACGGCGGCAACGGCATCAGCGCCGAATTCCAGGTCATGCGCCACGCCGCCAATCTGGAAACGGTCAACACCTACGAAGGCACCCACGACGTCCATGCGCTGATCATGGGGCGTGCGATTACCGGGATTTCCGCCTTCTAG
- a CDS encoding GNAT family N-acetyltransferase codes for MSRSVPIVETERLILRTWRKEDFRPYHQLLQHPDVHRHFGPIPMSVEECWRRILAAVGGWTLNGFGTWAVERKSDFRLIGNAGLFTAWRGLDPEFGDEPEMGWIFDAEVHGQGLAGEACRAVLDWAERTLPPTPVWAIIAPANTPSIKLAERLGFEALHQTPYHGEPTLVLRRPAWS; via the coding sequence GTGTCCCGCTCGGTCCCGATTGTCGAGACCGAGCGGCTCATCCTGCGAACGTGGCGGAAAGAAGATTTCCGCCCGTATCACCAATTACTTCAGCATCCTGACGTCCACCGTCACTTCGGCCCGATTCCCATGTCGGTCGAGGAGTGCTGGCGCCGCATTCTGGCGGCCGTCGGCGGCTGGACGCTCAACGGTTTCGGAACCTGGGCGGTCGAGCGCAAGAGCGACTTCCGCCTGATCGGTAATGCCGGACTGTTCACCGCGTGGCGCGGTCTCGATCCCGAATTTGGCGACGAACCTGAGATGGGATGGATCTTCGATGCCGAGGTCCATGGGCAGGGGCTTGCCGGCGAAGCCTGCCGTGCGGTTCTCGACTGGGCCGAACGCACGCTTCCGCCGACGCCCGTTTGGGCGATCATCGCGCCGGCGAACACGCCCTCGATCAAGCTCGCCGAGCGCCTAGGCTTCGAGGCGCTGCACCAAACGCCATATCATGGCGAACCGACGCTGGTGCTTCGCCGGCCAGCTTGGTCCTGA
- the rpmE gene encoding 50S ribosomal protein L31, whose product MKSGTHPDYHFITVQMTDGTTYQTRSTWGKEGDTLQLEIDPTAHPAWTGGRGQMLDSGGQVARFNKRFGGLTLGKK is encoded by the coding sequence ATGAAATCCGGGACGCACCCCGACTATCACTTCATCACCGTCCAGATGACCGACGGCACGACCTACCAGACCCGCTCGACGTGGGGCAAGGAAGGCGACACGCTGCAGCTCGAGATCGATCCCACCGCGCATCCGGCCTGGACCGGTGGCCGTGGCCAGATGCTCGACAGCGGCGGGCAGGTTGCGCGCTTCAACAAGCGCTTCGGCGGTCTGACGCTCGGCAAAAAGTAA
- a CDS encoding TonB-dependent receptor plug domain-containing protein, producing the protein MPDYPAIEPPAIVVTASRSDERIDQSPASVTLIEAAKIERLGSPQVTDFLRLVPSAAVSVSGPTGSLSQVRIRGAEANHTLLFVEGIRANDPAAGNEPRFELLNADIASRIEVVRGPQSALWGSEAIGGVIAVDGSAPGDARTRASIEAGSFDTRRGAVRTSFGNADSGASIGIAGQRSDGIDSFGDGRGERDGYHDVALRGAATHHLSPVVSVGLSGFATWGRSEFDGYDPITFARADTLDESRNRLAAARVFADLGDRRDAYLRVSASALASSNRNLVDDSAVNRTSATRKVATLEAGKTVGKHSFVAALEAEGERFRSRDQVYGGATDQDRSRHHNSLTIEWRGRDLGPLSAGVAVRHDIFSRFKDATSVRGSVLAQLGSGFALSASYGEGIAQPTFFDLYGFFPGSFVGNDAIKPEQSRGGEIALRYANGPLSASATYYRQRLSDEIVDVFDPATFLSSVANADGKSKRQGVELQADYRPATSFGLLATYAWLDASEPTGPAGVQVKEQRRAKHSGSVSADGEVGRLRYGAAVAYTGSRRDTDFDLFPAQRVRLGSYWLANARIGYRVTPSFEAHVRIANAFDSKYRDVVGYRVEGRSIHAGLSVALDR; encoded by the coding sequence ATGCCCGATTACCCCGCCATTGAACCGCCCGCCATCGTCGTCACGGCTTCGCGCAGCGATGAGCGCATCGACCAAAGCCCCGCCAGCGTGACGCTGATCGAAGCTGCGAAAATCGAACGCCTCGGTTCCCCACAAGTGACCGATTTCCTCCGCCTCGTCCCATCGGCGGCGGTGTCGGTCAGCGGCCCGACGGGTTCGCTCAGCCAGGTTCGCATCCGCGGCGCCGAGGCCAACCATACCTTGCTCTTCGTCGAAGGCATCCGTGCCAATGACCCGGCCGCGGGCAACGAGCCGCGGTTCGAACTGCTCAACGCCGATATTGCCAGCCGGATCGAGGTCGTGCGCGGACCGCAGTCGGCCCTGTGGGGATCGGAAGCGATCGGCGGCGTGATCGCGGTGGATGGATCCGCCCCCGGCGACGCCCGAACCCGCGCGTCGATCGAGGCCGGCAGCTTCGACACTCGTCGAGGCGCCGTGCGGACCAGTTTCGGCAACGCCGACAGCGGGGCTTCGATCGGGATCGCGGGCCAACGCAGCGACGGCATCGACAGCTTCGGTGACGGCCGGGGCGAGCGCGATGGCTACCATGATGTTGCGCTCCGCGGTGCGGCGACGCATCACCTGTCGCCCGTCGTCAGCGTCGGCCTCTCCGGCTTCGCCACTTGGGGACGAAGCGAATTCGATGGCTACGACCCAATCACCTTCGCTCGCGCCGACACGCTCGACGAAAGCCGCAATCGGCTGGCCGCCGCTCGAGTGTTCGCCGACCTAGGCGATCGCCGGGATGCTTACCTGCGCGTCTCAGCCAGCGCCCTCGCTTCCTCCAATCGCAATCTCGTTGACGACTCCGCGGTCAATCGCACCAGCGCAACGCGCAAGGTCGCCACACTGGAAGCAGGCAAGACAGTCGGCAAACACTCGTTTGTCGCCGCGCTTGAAGCGGAAGGCGAACGCTTCCGCTCCCGCGATCAGGTCTATGGCGGCGCCACCGACCAAGACCGTTCGCGGCACCATAACTCGCTGACGATCGAATGGCGGGGTCGCGATCTTGGCCCGCTTTCGGCAGGTGTGGCGGTTCGCCATGACATCTTTTCCCGCTTCAAGGATGCGACCAGCGTTCGCGGGTCGGTCCTGGCCCAACTCGGCTCGGGATTTGCGCTTTCAGCAAGCTATGGAGAAGGCATTGCGCAGCCGACCTTCTTCGACCTTTACGGATTTTTCCCCGGTAGCTTCGTCGGCAACGATGCAATCAAGCCCGAACAGAGCCGTGGTGGCGAAATTGCCCTTCGCTACGCCAATGGCCCCCTCTCCGCCTCCGCCACTTACTATCGCCAGCGCCTGAGCGACGAGATCGTCGACGTGTTCGATCCGGCCACCTTCCTGTCGAGCGTCGCCAACGCGGACGGCAAGAGCAAGCGGCAAGGCGTCGAACTCCAGGCGGATTATCGCCCTGCCACTTCGTTCGGACTATTAGCCACCTACGCGTGGCTCGACGCCAGCGAGCCTACAGGTCCTGCCGGCGTCCAAGTGAAGGAACAGCGTCGCGCCAAGCACAGCGGAAGCGTGTCCGCCGACGGTGAGGTCGGTCGTCTTCGATATGGAGCGGCGGTCGCCTATACCGGATCGCGCCGGGATACCGATTTCGACCTGTTCCCGGCGCAACGCGTGCGGCTCGGCTCCTACTGGCTCGCCAACGCCCGCATCGGATATCGGGTAACACCAAGCTTCGAAGCGCATGTTCGCATCGCCAACGCGTTCGACTCCAAATATCGCGATGTCGTTGGTTACCGAGTCGAGGGAAGAAGCATTCATGCCGGTCTCAGCGTCGCTCTCGATCGCTAG